The following coding sequences lie in one Musa acuminata AAA Group cultivar baxijiao chromosome BXJ1-8, Cavendish_Baxijiao_AAA, whole genome shotgun sequence genomic window:
- the LOC135586948 gene encoding OVARIAN TUMOR DOMAIN-containing deubiquitinating enzyme 5-like isoform X2, with product MEAAEEAEGSASKEEPQEALEEMLSRHRQEMTKLHSKEMSLKKAAAKGSKAEQKAKKKQVENEISRLQSQLKAKHTQELASLGYKATERTEKNNLDILVKAIAGVNVTSNSDLAKPSKGARRRERRAQEEAAREQRIQEEQSNMISDRMIENERLERKLEPLGLTINEIKPDGHCLYRAVEDQLSLYSNDNSHYVFQELRKMAANYMRNHASDFLPFFLSESKIELDADRSPLERFEKYCEEVESTAAWGGQLELGALTHCLKKHIIIYSGSFPDVEMGKEYKTEIGNSISNPSIMLSYHRHAYGLGEHYNSVIPNTVRCS from the exons ATGGAGGCGGCCGAAGAAGCGGAGGGAAGCGCTTCGAAGGAAGAACCACAGGAAGCTCTCGAAGAGATGCTATCTAGACACCG GCAAGAGATGACCAAGCTCCATAGCAAAGAGATGAGTCTGAAAAAAGCTGCtgcaaaaggaagcaaagctGAACagaaagccaagaagaagcaggtGGAGAATGAGATATCCCGTCTTCAATCCCAACTAAAAGCTAAACACACACAAGAACTTGCATCATTGGGCTATAAAGCAACTGAGAGAACAGAGAAGAATAATTTAGACATTCTGGTGAAGGCCATTGCTGGCGTTAATGTCACAAGCAATAGTGACTTGGCAAAACCCAGTAAAGGggcaaggagaagagaaagaagagctcAGGAAGAAGCTGCAAGAGAGCAGAGGATTCAGGAAGAACAGAGCAACATGATTAGCGATCGCATGATTGAAAATGAGAGGCTGGAGAGGAAACTGGAGCCCCTGGGATTGACAATCAACGAGATAAAACCAGATGGTCATTGTCTTTATCGAGCTGTTGAGGACCAGCTCTCACTTTACTCCAATGATAACTCGCACTACGTTTTCCAGGAGCTACGAAAAATGGCTGCTAATTACATGAGAAACCATGCATCTGATTTTCTACCATTTTTCCTATCTGAGAGTAAAATTGAACTTGATGCAGATAGGTCACCCCTGGAAAGATTTGAGAAGTACTGCGAAGAGGTTGAGTCCACAGCAGCTTGGGGAGGACAACTTGAGCTGGGTGCTCTTACACATTGCCTTAAGAAACATATCATCATATATTCAGGTTCTTTCCCTGACGTGGAGATGGGAAAAGAATACAAGACTGAAATAGGAAACAGTATCAGCAACCCAAGCATAATGTTATCGTATCATCGGCATGCTTATGGCCTTGGCGAGCACTACAATTCGGTCATTCCCAACACTGTGAG GTGCAGTTAA
- the LOC135586948 gene encoding OVARIAN TUMOR DOMAIN-containing deubiquitinating enzyme 5-like isoform X1 → MEAAEEAEGSASKEEPQEALEEMLSRHRQEMTKLHSKEMSLKKAAAKGSKAEQKAKKKQVENEISRLQSQLKAKHTQELASLGYKATERTEKNNLDILVKAIAGVNVTSNSDLAKPSKGARRRERRAQEEAAREQRIQEEQSNMISDRMIENERLERKLEPLGLTINEIKPDGHCLYRAVEDQLSLYSNDNSHYVFQELRKMAANYMRNHASDFLPFFLSESKIELDADRSPLERFEKYCEEVESTAAWGGQLELGALTHCLKKHIIIYSGSFPDVEMGKEYKTEIGNSISNPSIMLSYHRHAYGLGEHYNSVIPNTVRISYD, encoded by the exons ATGGAGGCGGCCGAAGAAGCGGAGGGAAGCGCTTCGAAGGAAGAACCACAGGAAGCTCTCGAAGAGATGCTATCTAGACACCG GCAAGAGATGACCAAGCTCCATAGCAAAGAGATGAGTCTGAAAAAAGCTGCtgcaaaaggaagcaaagctGAACagaaagccaagaagaagcaggtGGAGAATGAGATATCCCGTCTTCAATCCCAACTAAAAGCTAAACACACACAAGAACTTGCATCATTGGGCTATAAAGCAACTGAGAGAACAGAGAAGAATAATTTAGACATTCTGGTGAAGGCCATTGCTGGCGTTAATGTCACAAGCAATAGTGACTTGGCAAAACCCAGTAAAGGggcaaggagaagagaaagaagagctcAGGAAGAAGCTGCAAGAGAGCAGAGGATTCAGGAAGAACAGAGCAACATGATTAGCGATCGCATGATTGAAAATGAGAGGCTGGAGAGGAAACTGGAGCCCCTGGGATTGACAATCAACGAGATAAAACCAGATGGTCATTGTCTTTATCGAGCTGTTGAGGACCAGCTCTCACTTTACTCCAATGATAACTCGCACTACGTTTTCCAGGAGCTACGAAAAATGGCTGCTAATTACATGAGAAACCATGCATCTGATTTTCTACCATTTTTCCTATCTGAGAGTAAAATTGAACTTGATGCAGATAGGTCACCCCTGGAAAGATTTGAGAAGTACTGCGAAGAGGTTGAGTCCACAGCAGCTTGGGGAGGACAACTTGAGCTGGGTGCTCTTACACATTGCCTTAAGAAACATATCATCATATATTCAGGTTCTTTCCCTGACGTGGAGATGGGAAAAGAATACAAGACTGAAATAGGAAACAGTATCAGCAACCCAAGCATAATGTTATCGTATCATCGGCATGCTTATGGCCTTGGCGAGCACTACAATTCGGTCATTCCCAACACTGTGAG aatttcttatgattga
- the LOC135586948 gene encoding OVARIAN TUMOR DOMAIN-containing deubiquitinating enzyme 5-like isoform X3, translating into MEAAEEAEGSASKEEPQEALEEMLSRHRQEMTKLHSKEMSLKKAAAKGSKAEQKAKKKQVENEISRLQSQLKAKHTQELASLGYKATERTEKNNLDILVKAIAGVNVTSNSDLAKPSKGARRRERRAQEEAAREQRIQEEQSNMISDRMIENERLERKLEPLGLTINEIKPDGHCLYRAVEDQLSLYSNDNSHYVFQELRKMAANYMRNHASDFLPFFLSESKIELDADRSPLERFEKYCEEVESTAAWGGQLELGALTHCLKKHIIIYSGSFPDVEMGKEYKTEIGNSISNPSIMLSYHRHAYGLGEHYNSVIPNTVR; encoded by the exons ATGGAGGCGGCCGAAGAAGCGGAGGGAAGCGCTTCGAAGGAAGAACCACAGGAAGCTCTCGAAGAGATGCTATCTAGACACCG GCAAGAGATGACCAAGCTCCATAGCAAAGAGATGAGTCTGAAAAAAGCTGCtgcaaaaggaagcaaagctGAACagaaagccaagaagaagcaggtGGAGAATGAGATATCCCGTCTTCAATCCCAACTAAAAGCTAAACACACACAAGAACTTGCATCATTGGGCTATAAAGCAACTGAGAGAACAGAGAAGAATAATTTAGACATTCTGGTGAAGGCCATTGCTGGCGTTAATGTCACAAGCAATAGTGACTTGGCAAAACCCAGTAAAGGggcaaggagaagagaaagaagagctcAGGAAGAAGCTGCAAGAGAGCAGAGGATTCAGGAAGAACAGAGCAACATGATTAGCGATCGCATGATTGAAAATGAGAGGCTGGAGAGGAAACTGGAGCCCCTGGGATTGACAATCAACGAGATAAAACCAGATGGTCATTGTCTTTATCGAGCTGTTGAGGACCAGCTCTCACTTTACTCCAATGATAACTCGCACTACGTTTTCCAGGAGCTACGAAAAATGGCTGCTAATTACATGAGAAACCATGCATCTGATTTTCTACCATTTTTCCTATCTGAGAGTAAAATTGAACTTGATGCAGATAGGTCACCCCTGGAAAGATTTGAGAAGTACTGCGAAGAGGTTGAGTCCACAGCAGCTTGGGGAGGACAACTTGAGCTGGGTGCTCTTACACATTGCCTTAAGAAACATATCATCATATATTCAGGTTCTTTCCCTGACGTGGAGATGGGAAAAGAATACAAGACTGAAATAGGAAACAGTATCAGCAACCCAAGCATAATGTTATCGTATCATCGGCATGCTTATGGCCTTGGCGAGCACTACAATTCGGTCATTCCCAACACTGTGAG GTAG
- the LOC135587184 gene encoding patatin-like protein 3, giving the protein MSSAAAWMEPSLDVDKLSYEIFSILESKFLFGYDDHKVFLSSTPATPVAAGLRHSSAGKVRILSIDAADGILAGAALVRLEATLRKQSGDPTARVSDFFDLAAGSGAGGVLAALLFTRGPDGRPLFSAAEALRLLAKHRRRLASGTQRKGLLGGILCRSGGLLRRVFGDATLRDTLKPVLIPCYDLSTGAPFVFSRADAVEADGYDFLMEEVCAATCADAAAGAAAVEMRSVDCRTRIRAVGGGLAMGNPTAAAITHVLNNRLEFPVATGVEDLLVVSLGGAEAPAAPGKPAAPLSAEALSRIAGGAQADVVDQAVAMAFGEKRATNYVRIQGYKAAPGTTAAEETLTERGVESVLFRGRKLSELTNGEKLEMFAAELIKEQDRRQRSAAPTVVIKPSMTPARSSSSTFTTMASTVTSASL; this is encoded by the exons ATGTCATCGGCGGCTGCTTGGATGGAGCCGAGCCTGGACGTGGACAAGCTGAGCTATGAGATCTTCTCCATACTGGAGAGCAAGTTCCTCTTCGGGTACGACGACCACAAGGTCTTCCTCTCCTCCACTCCCGCCACCCCCGTCGCTGCCGGCCTCCGCCACTCCTCCGCCGGCAAGGTGCGCATTCTCTCCATCGATGCCGCCGACGGCATTCTCGCCGGCGCCGCCCTCGTCCGCCTCGAGGCCACCCTCCGCAAGCAGTCTGGGGACCCCACCGCCCGTGTATCCGATTTCTTCGACCTGGCCGCCGGATCCGGCGCCGGGGGTGTCCTCGCCGCCCTCCTTTTTACCCGCGGACCCGACGGCCGTCCCCTCTTCTCGGCCGCCGAGGCCCTCCGCCTCCTCGCCAAGCACCGTCGCCGCCTCGCCTCCGGGACCCAGCGTAAGGGCCTCCTCGGGGGCATCCTCTGCCGGTCGGGGGGGCTACTCCGTCGGGTGTTCGGGGACGCGACGCTGCGGGACACCCTGAAGCCGGTGCTCATCCCGTGCTACGACCTCTCGACGGGGGCTCCCTTCGTGTTCTCACGGGCGGACGCCGTGGAGGCGGACGGTTACGACTTCCTGATGGAGGAGGTGTGCGCCGCCACGTGCGCGGACGCTGCGGCCGGCGCGGCTGCAGTGGAGATGCGCTCGGTGGACTGCCGGACGCGGATCCGGGCGGTCGGGGGTGGGTTGGCGATGGGAAACCCCACGGCGGCCGCCATCACCCACGTGCTCAACAACCGGCTCGAGTTCCCCGTCGCCACCGGGGTGGAGGACCTCCTCGTCGTCTCTCTCGGCGGCGCCGAGGCACCGGCCGCACCCGGGAAGCCCGCGGCGCCGCTCTCCGCGGAGGCGCTATCGAGGATCGCGGGCGGAGCCCAGGCCGACGTG GTGGATCAAGCGGTGGCGATGGCGTTCGGAGAGAAGCGGGCGACGAACTACGTGCGGATCCAG GGGTACAAGGCTGCGCCGGGGACGACGGCCGCGGAGGAGACGCTGACGGAGAGGGGGGTGGAGTCGGTGCTGTTCCGGGGGAGGAAGCTGTCGGAGCTAACCAACGGGGAGAAGCTGGAGATGTTCGCGGCTGAGCTGATCAAGGAGCAGGACCGGCGGCAGCGGAGCGCCGCCCCGACGGTGGTGATCAAGCCCTCCATGACGCCCGCCcggtcctcctcctccaccttcaCCACCATGGCCTCCACCGTCACCTCCGCGTCCTTGTGA
- the LOC135587185 gene encoding obg-like ATPase 1, translated as MPPKAAKSKDAVTERPILGRFSSHLKIGIVGLPNVGKSTLFNTLTKLSIPAENFPFCTIEPNEARVNVPDERFDWLSQLYKPKSEVSAFLEIHDIAGLVRGAHEGQGLGNSFLSHIRAVDGIFHVLRAFEDPDIIHVDDTVDPVRDLEIIGEELRLKDVEFIEKKLEDLEKSMKRSNDKQLKIEHELCDRIKAWLNDGKDVRLGDWKAADVEILSSFQLLTAKPVVYLVNMNEKDYQRKKNKFLPKIHAWVQEHGGEPIIPVSCVLEKKLVDMPEDEAAKYCEENKVQSVLPKIIKTGFAAINLIYFFTAGPDEVKCWQIRRQTKAPQAAGAIHTDFERGFICAEVMKFDDLKELGSESAVKAAGKYRQEGKTYVVQDGDIIFFKFNVSGGGKK; from the exons ATGCCTCCCAAGGCCGCAAAGTCGAAGGATGCCGTCACGGAGCGGCCGATCCTCGGGCGATTCTCATCTCATCTGAAGATTGGAATC GTTGGGTTACCAAATGTTGGCAAATCCACTCTATTTAATACACTGACGAAATTGTCAATCCCAGCTGAGAACTTCCCTTTCTGTACCATAGAGCCTAATGAAGCAAGAGTCAATGTTCCTGATGAGCGCTTTGATTGGCTTAGCCAATTATACAAGCCAAAGAGCGAG GTGTCAGCTTTTCTTGAAATTCATGACATAGCTGGACTAGTGAGAGGGGCTCACGAAGGGCAGGGCCTAGGAAATAGTTTCCTATCTCATATTCGTGCAGTTGATGGAATTTTCCATGTTTTAA GAGCATTTGAAGATCCAGATATAATCCATGTTGATGACACTGTGGATCCTGTTAGGGACTTGGAGATCATAGGTGAAGAACTGCGGCTTAAG GATGTGGAGTTCATTGAGAAGAAGTTGGAGGACCTGGAGAAGAGCATGAAGAGAAGCAATGATAAGCAGCTCAAAATCGAACATGAATTATGTGATAGG ATAAAGGCATGGTTGAACGATGGTAAAGATGTGCGCCTCGGTGATTGGAAAGCTGCAGATGTTGAGATTTTGAGCTCTTTCCAGTTGCTAACTGCTAAGCCTGTTGTCTATTTG GTGAACATGAATGAGAAAGACTACCAAAGAAAGAAGAACAAGTTTCTTCCAAAGATACATGCCTG GGTGCAGGAGCATGGTGGTGAGCCTATTATACCTGTCAGCTGTGTTTTAGAAAAGAAGCTGGTAGATATGCCAGAGGATGAAGCTGCTAAATACTGTGAGGAAAACAAGGTACAAAG TGTTTTACCGAAAATCATAAAGACTGGTTTTGCTGCAATCAACCTAATATACTTCTTCACGGCTGGGCCAGATGAG GTGAAGTGTTGGCAAATCAGACGGCAGACAAAAGCCCCTCAAGCAGCTGGTGCTATTCACACTGATTTCGAAAGAGGTTTCATTTGTGCCGAG GTCATGAAGTTTGATGATCTAAAAGAACTTGGCAGTGAATCAGCAGTCAAA GCTGCTGGGAAATATAGGCAGGAAGGAAAGACGTACGTGGTTCAGGATGGGGACATAATCTTCTTCAAATTCAACGTTTCCGGTGGCGGGAAAAAGTGA